Proteins found in one Papaver somniferum cultivar HN1 unplaced genomic scaffold, ASM357369v1 unplaced-scaffold_24998, whole genome shotgun sequence genomic segment:
- the LOC113341143 gene encoding uncharacterized protein LOC113341143 — MSASGGKLFGDVTKYRSLVGALQYLSMTRPDITYAVNQVSRFMHSPTEDHFMAVKRILRYLKGTLGKGLFLPSTAAPTLLAYSDADWGGTPDDSTSTSGSCVFLGTNLISWSSKKQPTVSKSSTEAEYRAMSIATSEVAWIQYLLTDLG; from the coding sequence ATGTCAGCTTCGGGTGGTAAGTTATTTGGTGATGTAACTAAGTATAGAAGCCTCGTTGGGGCTTTGCAGTATCTTAGTATGACCAGGCCTGATATTACCTATGCTGTGAATCAAGTTAGTCGTTTCATGCACTCACCAACTGAAGATCATTTCATGGCTGTCAAACGCATATTACGTTATCTTAAAGGTACGCTCGGTAAAGGTTTATTTCTTCCGAGTACTGCAGCACCAACATTATTGGCATACTCCGACGCTGATTGGGGTGGTACACCGGATGACTCTACTTCTACATCTGGTAGTTGTGTCTTTCTGGGGACAAACCTAATTTCATGGTCCAGTAAGAAGCAACCTACTGTATCAAAATCATCTACCGAAGCCGAGTATAGAGCTATGTCTATTGCAACTTCTGAAGTCGCGTGGATACAATACTTGCTTACTGATCTGGGA